A stretch of Paenibacillus mucilaginosus 3016 DNA encodes these proteins:
- a CDS encoding serine/threonine-protein kinase, whose product MNGNGRGLAPGEVLDDRYRVVRRLGSGGMSSVLLAEDLKLKGKYWAIKESWTGRAEEAGEASEEERARRRAVMAEAETMSRLSHPNLPDIVDVKGPDRQGYLYLVMDYIEGETLQQRFERQGRRAGEEEVADWALQLCTLLDYLHSLQPAPLIHRDLKPANLMLDGSGRLRLIDFGTARSFKPEQPADTVCLGTVGFAAPEQLEGRQSDARTDLYGLGALMYYLLCGGRYYRPGAGAEAALPAGLAPLVLRLLRARPAEPVRAALRRAMAPWLRSWLPEGFDSPAARDARQAQARFGGGWLQRLFF is encoded by the coding sequence ATGAATGGAAACGGACGGGGTTTGGCGCCCGGTGAAGTGCTGGATGACCGGTACCGCGTGGTCCGGCGTCTGGGCAGCGGAGGCATGAGCAGTGTGCTGCTGGCCGAGGATCTGAAGCTGAAAGGTAAATATTGGGCGATTAAAGAGAGCTGGACCGGCCGTGCGGAAGAGGCGGGAGAAGCTTCGGAGGAAGAGCGGGCCCGACGCCGGGCGGTGATGGCCGAGGCGGAGACGATGAGCAGGCTCAGCCATCCGAACCTGCCGGATATCGTCGATGTCAAGGGCCCGGACCGGCAGGGGTATCTGTATCTCGTCATGGATTACATCGAGGGAGAGACGCTGCAGCAGCGCTTCGAGAGGCAGGGGCGCCGGGCCGGTGAGGAGGAAGTGGCGGACTGGGCCCTGCAGCTCTGTACGCTGCTGGACTATCTGCATTCCCTGCAGCCGGCGCCGCTGATCCACCGCGACCTGAAGCCGGCGAATCTGATGCTTGACGGCAGCGGCCGGCTCCGGCTGATCGACTTCGGCACGGCCCGCAGCTTCAAGCCTGAGCAGCCCGCCGACACGGTCTGTCTCGGCACGGTAGGCTTCGCGGCTCCTGAGCAGCTCGAAGGCCGACAGAGCGACGCGCGCACCGACCTGTACGGGCTCGGCGCGCTGATGTACTACCTGCTCTGCGGCGGCCGCTACTACCGGCCCGGCGCCGGGGCCGAAGCCGCCCTGCCGGCGGGGCTGGCGCCGCTCGTGCTGCGGCTGCTGCGGGCCCGCCCGGCGGAGCCGGTGCGGGCGGCCCTCCGCCGGGCGATGGCGCCGTGGCTGCGGTCGTGGCTGCCGGAGGGCTTTGACAGCCCGGCTGCCCGGGATGCGCGGCAGGCACAGGCCCGTTTCGGCGGCGGCTGGCTGCAGCGGCTGTTTTTCTGA
- a CDS encoding SAF domain-containing protein has protein sequence MQKAWIAGTLGCLLMGGSVTGYWHFMKHTEFRVQTMETVKPVRMLHSGEVVQASLLRKEIIPVAAHQADAVTRMEDVIGKTVLVPLASSEELVAWKLDDRRMVPGEGERYFSFRTDAAANVNNMVRRGDRVDVWVEFDQPKGVATPGGALYTVGAVKIIEGLPVTGVKTPEGVEVTDTGGLEAVVEPARSQYREARSKAAGKPELNTYIMSDEVFEAYSLGGMGGRIKLALPDLTAPAGASGTVTPLFRQLKEADAFTKTKPQVRLNGEPDPGHMTGAAGGGAKAGAEAAPASPAGSPVPQAKEVNPQ, from the coding sequence GTGCAGAAGGCATGGATCGCCGGCACGCTCGGCTGCCTGCTGATGGGCGGCTCGGTGACGGGATATTGGCATTTCATGAAACATACGGAATTTCGCGTGCAGACGATGGAGACCGTCAAGCCCGTCCGCATGCTCCACAGCGGCGAAGTCGTGCAGGCGTCCCTGCTCCGCAAGGAAATCATCCCGGTCGCAGCCCATCAGGCGGACGCGGTCACACGGATGGAGGACGTCATCGGGAAGACGGTGCTGGTTCCGCTGGCCAGCAGCGAGGAGCTCGTCGCCTGGAAGCTGGATGACCGGCGGATGGTGCCCGGGGAGGGCGAGCGGTATTTCAGCTTCCGGACGGATGCGGCCGCCAACGTGAACAATATGGTGCGGCGCGGCGACCGGGTCGATGTCTGGGTGGAGTTCGACCAGCCCAAGGGGGTTGCCACGCCCGGCGGAGCGCTGTATACCGTCGGTGCGGTAAAGATTATCGAAGGGCTTCCGGTCACCGGCGTGAAGACGCCCGAGGGCGTTGAGGTGACGGATACCGGCGGACTCGAGGCCGTGGTGGAACCGGCACGCTCCCAATACAGGGAGGCCCGGTCGAAGGCGGCCGGCAAGCCGGAGCTCAACACCTACATTATGAGCGACGAAGTGTTCGAGGCTTACTCGCTCGGAGGCATGGGGGGACGGATCAAGCTGGCGCTTCCCGATCTCACGGCTCCGGCCGGCGCCTCAGGCACCGTTACACCGCTGTTCCGCCAGCTGAAGGAAGCGGACGCGTTTACCAAAACAAAGCCCCAGGTCCGGTTGAACGGGGAGCCGGACCCGGGCCATATGACAGGGGCCGCAGGCGGGGGCGCGAAGGCCGGCGCGGAAGCCGCACCCGCTTCTCCTGCCGGTTCCCCGGTCCCCCAAGCGAAGGAGGTTAACCCACAATGA
- a CDS encoding AAA family ATPase — MIKILAGLPAIELAERWKSKLGGAGETDVVNVYGAEALLSRLREPFDRIVVHTGLFYDRYPWEWMEEIRRTQPQAEVTVVLDEGVCDSFGLEAVCRLAAVLDYRTVPAGSREEEMLDILAALTLGGTPERAPAAEGQGLVAAVWSAASKDGATTVAINTALALASAGRLQVGLIDANLRNPEIRPHLNLMDRGQSHFKLRPKMHTGTLQADELLEGCTSYRSLPGLHILTGSPRRDTAQDVTPDMMGGLLDAARRAFDITIVDVNAYPDNAATVCSVREADVRWLVTQNNYASYQTSWNEWYNCYWRYCGLQPSDISLIVNRCSAGDKPERIADVLGMPLAGTVPNVGSGLGLQSVHEGVPLYLRPKAEAFSEAVERLAALLSPEAAAEPALHAKSAAVPRLARWAARFTAMFG; from the coding sequence ATGATAAAAATCCTGGCAGGACTGCCTGCCATTGAACTCGCGGAACGGTGGAAAAGCAAGCTGGGCGGAGCGGGGGAGACTGACGTGGTCAACGTTTACGGTGCCGAGGCTCTGCTCTCCAGGCTGCGCGAGCCGTTCGATCGGATCGTGGTCCATACCGGCCTCTTTTATGACCGGTACCCCTGGGAATGGATGGAGGAGATCCGCAGAACCCAGCCGCAGGCGGAAGTCACCGTAGTGCTCGATGAGGGCGTCTGCGACTCCTTTGGGCTTGAAGCGGTCTGCCGGCTGGCCGCGGTGCTCGATTACCGCACCGTCCCCGCCGGGAGCCGGGAGGAGGAGATGCTCGATATTCTCGCCGCTCTTACGCTCGGCGGGACGCCGGAACGCGCTCCGGCTGCCGAAGGGCAGGGGCTCGTAGCGGCCGTGTGGTCAGCGGCCAGCAAGGACGGGGCCACGACGGTGGCGATCAATACGGCCCTCGCCTTGGCATCCGCCGGCCGCCTGCAGGTCGGCCTGATCGACGCCAATCTGCGCAACCCGGAGATCCGGCCCCATCTCAACCTGATGGACCGCGGGCAGAGCCACTTCAAGCTGCGCCCGAAGATGCATACCGGTACGCTGCAGGCCGATGAGCTGCTCGAGGGCTGCACCTCCTACCGCAGCCTGCCGGGTCTCCACATTCTGACGGGTTCGCCGCGCCGGGACACGGCGCAGGACGTGACGCCGGATATGATGGGCGGGCTGCTCGATGCCGCCCGCCGGGCGTTCGATATCACGATTGTCGACGTCAACGCCTACCCGGACAATGCGGCCACGGTCTGCAGCGTGAGGGAGGCGGATGTCCGCTGGCTTGTCACCCAGAACAACTATGCGTCCTACCAGACGAGCTGGAACGAGTGGTACAACTGCTATTGGCGCTACTGCGGCCTGCAGCCTTCGGACATCTCGCTGATCGTCAACCGCTGCTCTGCGGGCGACAAGCCGGAGCGGATCGCCGATGTGCTCGGCATGCCGCTCGCGGGGACCGTGCCGAATGTCGGCAGCGGGCTCGGCCTGCAGTCCGTGCACGAAGGCGTGCCGCTCTATCTCCGCCCGAAGGCGGAGGCCTTCTCGGAGGCGGTGGAGCGCCTGGCCGCCCTGCTGTCCCCGGAAGCGGCTGCCGAACCGGCGCTGCACGCGAAGTCCGCCGCCGTGCCGAGGCTTGCCCGCTGGGCGGCGCGGTTCACCGCGATGTTCGGATAG
- a CDS encoding ATPase, T2SS/T4P/T4SS family gives MSARNTASPRMAPRVRFDAGRYVKDLLQAQQSLPGPGHFPGPASQGSRGFRRLALSEAVGVVYEHLTERSQNDQELYHDILQAGLGEPMAQARMKAVIDTLLLEYRIEVDPRTLISPLSATDCVFAQTCGASLLEDLYRQPDVEEVQVIGCDIYLLKQGEMVRHPRRFAALSDVVLLQDRLSLCGKKPINERQPFVQSYMWNRSRLVMTRAPYSDVPSIHIRNFIVKDVTLEVLTELGTVDARMARLLSLLVRYHASILIGGGTATGKTTLLFALAQEIPENERIRTLEKEFEVALRERLRGSRNILAVREVEEIGLSMEESFKPLLVMSPHWVIVGEAKGSEVSQMVQGALRGHDMMGTMHTKYRESFISDVVDMIKQDGRQHDSADTVRRVARAFNIIIFLRVVRIGGRAVRIATEITELSVDDGGQVRISPLVEWDYGAGTWHFTGHTLSRPLREHLIAGGARPEEFRELGVWEP, from the coding sequence ATGAGTGCAAGGAACACCGCTTCGCCCCGCATGGCGCCAAGGGTCCGCTTCGATGCCGGCCGGTATGTCAAGGACCTGCTGCAGGCGCAGCAGTCCCTGCCCGGTCCGGGCCACTTCCCGGGGCCGGCGTCGCAGGGCTCGCGGGGCTTCCGCCGGCTGGCGCTTTCGGAAGCGGTCGGCGTCGTGTACGAGCATCTGACGGAACGCTCCCAGAACGACCAGGAGCTGTACCACGATATCCTGCAGGCGGGTCTCGGGGAACCGATGGCCCAGGCCCGGATGAAGGCGGTCATCGATACGCTGCTGCTCGAGTACCGGATTGAGGTCGACCCGCGCACGCTGATCTCTCCGCTGAGCGCGACCGACTGTGTATTTGCCCAGACCTGCGGAGCCAGCCTCCTTGAGGATTTGTACCGTCAGCCCGACGTGGAGGAGGTGCAGGTCATCGGCTGCGACATCTACCTCCTGAAGCAGGGGGAGATGGTACGGCATCCGAGACGGTTCGCGGCACTGTCGGATGTCGTGCTGCTGCAGGACCGGCTGTCGCTCTGCGGCAAGAAGCCGATCAACGAACGCCAGCCGTTCGTCCAGTCCTACATGTGGAACCGGTCGCGCCTGGTGATGACCCGCGCGCCTTACTCCGACGTGCCGAGCATCCATATCCGCAACTTCATCGTGAAGGACGTGACGCTGGAGGTGCTGACGGAGCTCGGCACGGTCGATGCGCGGATGGCCCGGCTGCTGTCGCTGCTGGTCCGCTACCATGCGAGCATCCTGATCGGCGGCGGGACGGCCACGGGCAAGACGACCTTACTGTTCGCCCTCGCGCAGGAGATCCCGGAGAACGAGCGGATCCGTACGCTCGAGAAAGAGTTTGAGGTGGCGCTGCGCGAGCGGCTGCGGGGCAGCCGCAATATTCTGGCTGTCCGTGAGGTGGAGGAGATCGGCCTGTCGATGGAAGAGTCGTTCAAGCCGCTGCTTGTGATGAGTCCGCACTGGGTGATCGTGGGGGAAGCGAAGGGCTCCGAGGTGTCCCAGATGGTTCAGGGGGCCCTGAGGGGACACGACATGATGGGGACGATGCATACCAAATACCGCGAATCGTTCATCAGCGATGTCGTCGACATGATCAAGCAGGACGGCCGCCAGCATGATTCGGCCGATACGGTGCGCCGGGTGGCGCGCGCCTTCAATATCATTATCTTTTTGCGTGTTGTGCGGATCGGCGGTCGGGCGGTGCGCATCGCCACCGAGATTACCGAACTGTCGGTGGATGACGGAGGGCAGGTGCGGATCAGCCCTCTGGTGGAGTGGGATTACGGGGCAGGCACCTGGCACTTCACAGGACATACGCTCTCGCGTCCCCTCAGGGAGCATCTGATCGCCGGCGGCGCCCGGCCGGAGGAATTCCGGGAGCTGGGGGTATGGGAGCCATGA
- a CDS encoding type II secretion system F family protein, with amino-acid sequence MGAMSGGSFLLQHLLQGLFLGAWAGGSLLLLLPLIRAVRRGAVRYRRLQSLNAGTALPSVRRERGLWSRLVSRGPLKHLREEMEIAEMRAGVEPVLALMLILAFGGWFGAEAAVKLLQAKFAVGADRQIPIQAWLLSSGAALFLASLPYFWIRFRVQQKRQRIALRMIAVVQNLIGHYRPRLTLAEVIVKSSDSMPYEVRSEWRRLELALHMKGVQEALYDFARRVDNEWGDDLADLLLIGSHYGTDVTEALHHLTLRMQTAKRLEENRLAMITVYRLGTTFMAGFAFFVVGFNIYADGTNYRHYFVDPAGRMLLLASFAVMFVSMVMVVRSGRRAF; translated from the coding sequence ATGGGAGCCATGAGCGGCGGGTCCTTTCTGCTGCAGCACTTGCTCCAGGGCTTGTTTCTCGGCGCGTGGGCCGGCGGATCGCTGCTTCTGCTGCTTCCGCTGATCCGGGCGGTCCGAAGAGGGGCGGTGCGCTACCGCCGTCTGCAGTCCCTGAATGCGGGAACCGCTCTGCCTTCGGTCCGGAGGGAGAGGGGTCTATGGAGCAGGCTCGTTTCCCGGGGTCCCCTGAAGCATCTCAGGGAAGAGATGGAGATTGCCGAGATGCGGGCAGGGGTCGAACCGGTTCTGGCGCTGATGCTGATTCTCGCCTTCGGCGGCTGGTTCGGGGCCGAAGCGGCGGTGAAGCTGCTGCAGGCCAAGTTCGCCGTGGGTGCCGACCGGCAGATTCCAATTCAGGCCTGGCTCTTAAGCTCGGGGGCCGCCTTGTTCCTGGCCTCCCTGCCTTACTTCTGGATCCGGTTCCGGGTTCAGCAGAAACGCCAGCGCATCGCGCTTCGGATGATTGCCGTCGTGCAGAATCTCATCGGCCATTACCGTCCCCGGCTCACGCTGGCCGAGGTGATCGTGAAGTCATCGGATTCCATGCCTTACGAGGTGCGCAGCGAATGGCGGCGCCTGGAGCTTGCCCTTCATATGAAGGGCGTGCAGGAGGCGCTCTACGACTTCGCCCGGCGGGTGGATAACGAGTGGGGCGACGATCTGGCGGATCTGCTTCTGATCGGCTCGCACTACGGCACCGATGTGACGGAGGCGCTGCATCACCTCACGCTGCGCATGCAGACGGCGAAGCGTCTTGAAGAGAACCGGCTGGCCATGATTACGGTCTACCGGCTCGGCACGACCTTTATGGCCGGCTTCGCCTTCTTCGTGGTGGGCTTCAATATATACGCGGACGGCACGAATTACAGGCACTATTTTGTGGATCCGGCAGGCCGGATGCTCCTGCTGGCCTCCTTCGCGGTGATGTTCGTCTCCATGGTCATGGTGGTCCGTTCGGGCCGCAGAGCGTTTTAG
- a CDS encoding M24 family metallopeptidase, with protein sequence MSEYRMRIERLQQKLLAEGLDAFVVTQNVDLYYLTGSMQTGYLLVPAAGEPRFFVRRSVHRAQEESAVPVEALGSFRSLGQQITEAFPALGSAGKIRLAAEYDVLPVQQFLRLQDLLPHAEWADGSLLIRELRMIKSPYELGCIREAARLIDEALEDALGRLQAGMTEVEVMSGVEHFIRRRGHLGLMRVRGYNQEIITGMLGAGEAAAEPTYFDGPAGGRGLSPASPQSASRRPIGAGEPILIDIGCCVDGYVIDQTRTAVIGELPEDLERAYAVSEDILRRTEGMLKPGTPCDKLYTQSVQWAKEAGLAEHYMGFGGDQVKFLGHGIGLEIDELPVLARGFKYGLEPGMVIAIEPKFTFPKRGVVGIENSYVITPDGFEKLTISREGLLRL encoded by the coding sequence ATGAGCGAATATCGGATGCGTATCGAGCGGCTGCAGCAGAAGCTGCTGGCGGAAGGCCTGGATGCCTTTGTCGTCACGCAGAATGTGGATTTGTATTATTTGACGGGTTCCATGCAGACGGGCTATCTTCTTGTGCCCGCCGCGGGGGAGCCTCGTTTTTTTGTCCGGCGCAGTGTGCACCGGGCGCAGGAGGAGTCGGCGGTGCCTGTGGAAGCGCTCGGTTCGTTCCGTTCGCTGGGACAGCAGATTACGGAGGCTTTTCCGGCCCTTGGGTCGGCGGGGAAGATCCGGCTTGCGGCGGAGTATGACGTACTCCCCGTGCAGCAGTTCCTCCGGCTTCAGGACCTGCTTCCCCATGCCGAGTGGGCGGACGGCTCACTTCTGATCCGCGAGCTCCGGATGATCAAGTCCCCCTATGAGCTTGGATGCATCCGGGAAGCAGCCAGGCTGATCGACGAGGCGCTTGAAGATGCGCTGGGCCGGCTGCAGGCCGGGATGACCGAGGTGGAGGTTATGAGCGGCGTGGAGCACTTTATCCGCCGCCGCGGCCATCTCGGATTGATGCGGGTGCGGGGCTATAACCAGGAGATCATTACAGGTATGCTCGGTGCCGGTGAGGCGGCGGCTGAGCCGACTTACTTCGACGGGCCTGCCGGCGGCCGCGGCCTCAGCCCGGCGAGTCCGCAGAGCGCCAGCCGCCGGCCGATCGGAGCGGGGGAGCCGATCCTGATCGACATCGGCTGCTGCGTGGACGGGTATGTCATCGACCAGACCCGGACGGCCGTCATCGGAGAGCTTCCAGAGGATCTGGAGCGCGCGTATGCGGTGTCCGAGGACATTCTCCGACGTACCGAGGGGATGCTGAAGCCGGGAACGCCCTGCGACAAGCTGTATACCCAGTCGGTCCAGTGGGCGAAGGAAGCCGGGCTTGCCGAGCATTACATGGGCTTCGGCGGCGATCAGGTCAAGTTCCTCGGCCACGGCATCGGACTTGAGATCGATGAGCTCCCCGTTCTGGCGCGGGGCTTCAAGTACGGTCTGGAGCCGGGCATGGTGATCGCCATCGAACCGAAGTTTACGTTTCCGAAGCGGGGAGTGGTCGGGATCGAGAATTCCTATGTGATTACGCCGGACGGCTTCGAGAAGCTGACGATCTCCCGTGAGGGGCTGCTGCGTCTGTAG
- a CDS encoding DinB family protein, which yields MAHIRLVTGTPSVSKLRELLHAVPRTVRSIPEEDFLRKPAPASWSKHEILGHLCDSAGVNHTRFQSILVSDSPVSLPGYQQDEWVRRNQYQTLFTPGELLDYWVRSNERVLSAVSGALEEEYAKPCILPDGTEATFSWLLDDYVNHLLHHMEQIQEGFRERLGFA from the coding sequence CTGGCGCATATCCGCCTGGTCACCGGTACCCCCTCCGTCAGCAAGCTCAGGGAGCTGCTTCATGCCGTCCCCCGCACGGTCCGCAGCATTCCTGAGGAGGACTTCCTCCGCAAGCCGGCCCCGGCGAGCTGGTCGAAGCACGAAATCCTCGGGCACCTGTGTGACTCGGCCGGCGTGAACCATACCCGCTTCCAGAGCATTCTGGTGTCCGATTCACCGGTCAGCCTCCCCGGCTACCAGCAGGACGAGTGGGTCCGGAGGAATCAATACCAGACCCTCTTCACGCCAGGTGAGCTGCTCGATTACTGGGTCCGGAGCAACGAGCGGGTGCTCAGCGCCGTATCGGGTGCCCTCGAGGAAGAGTATGCGAAGCCCTGCATTCTTCCGGACGGAACGGAAGCGACCTTCTCCTGGCTTCTCGATGATTATGTGAACCATCTGCTGCACCATATGGAGCAGATTCAGGAGGGATTCCGGGAACGTCTCGGCTTTGCATAA
- a CDS encoding LysR family transcriptional regulator, whose product MDLTYLHTFCLVARLRSFTKAAEELGYVQSSVTAQIQKLEREYGAALFERFGRGIRLTQAGEELLKYAREMLQLHEEAKAAVSAQASGRIVIGTIETLAAFFLPPLLQRFRRLYPGVQVVLQPGSEAEIIARVREGECDVGLMLDRAYTGGEFVCLQLREEELVLLAAPDHPLAGSAEPLKTQALGGHPMIVTEESCTYRSALERELRGEGVPYLFAYELGSVEAIKQCLVHGLGVGLLPAIAVREELASGKLAVLPYRLPGPPFYTQLIHHPKKWVSASLQSFIGLLSSR is encoded by the coding sequence ATGGATCTTACTTATCTTCACACCTTCTGTCTGGTGGCAAGGCTGCGGAGCTTCACGAAGGCGGCCGAAGAGCTCGGCTATGTGCAGTCCAGCGTAACGGCACAGATCCAGAAGCTGGAGCGGGAATACGGCGCTGCGCTGTTCGAACGCTTCGGGCGCGGCATCCGCTTGACGCAGGCCGGGGAAGAGCTGCTGAAGTACGCGCGGGAGATGCTGCAGCTGCACGAGGAGGCGAAAGCGGCCGTCTCCGCCCAGGCTTCCGGGCGGATCGTGATCGGTACGATCGAGACGCTGGCCGCATTCTTCCTGCCGCCGCTGCTCCAGCGCTTCCGCAGGCTGTACCCGGGGGTTCAGGTGGTGCTTCAGCCGGGCTCGGAGGCGGAGATCATCGCCCGGGTCCGTGAAGGCGAATGCGATGTCGGCCTGATGCTGGACCGGGCCTACACGGGCGGAGAGTTCGTCTGCCTGCAGCTGCGGGAGGAAGAACTCGTCCTGCTGGCCGCCCCGGATCATCCGCTCGCCGGCTCGGCCGAACCCCTGAAGACTCAAGCGCTTGGCGGCCACCCGATGATCGTGACGGAAGAGAGCTGCACGTACCGGTCCGCTCTGGAGCGGGAACTGCGCGGGGAGGGCGTGCCTTACTTGTTCGCGTATGAGCTGGGGAGCGTGGAGGCTATCAAGCAGTGTCTGGTCCACGGGCTGGGGGTCGGGCTTCTGCCGGCTATCGCCGTCAGAGAGGAGCTGGCTTCGGGCAAGCTGGCCGTCCTTCCTTACCGGCTGCCGGGACCGCCCTTTTACACGCAGCTGATCCATCATCCGAAGAAATGGGTCTCCGCTTCCCTGCAGTCTTTTATAGGACTATTATCCTCCAGGTAG
- a CDS encoding EAL domain-containing protein yields MECSACSRVAPIEDRGIVTVRSGRPEVQHKINGHVRTGGSFSPVTFRYESQEELLGKLHELQLALSPEEREQVLLTIAGGHGQGEGKPAAVSLNHFFARLENHGLVRLIMEADFTSHMQPIVEMETGEVFAYEFLLRAAEDGPSFQPYQLFRTAQATGLHSFLDRAARISAIEVSARHLSPGTKRFVNFLPSSIYNPNYCLSHTFAAIDRCSLDPADFVFEVVETERIEDIAHLRSIFKVYREHGMKVALDDVGSGFSTLEVLTALQPDFVKIDRGLVDRCDQDEGKQERIREILERAASFGASVLAEGMERREEWEYCRSAGIRLAQGYLLGKPAAAPLAGGARPAPWL; encoded by the coding sequence ATGGAATGCTCCGCGTGCAGCCGGGTTGCACCGATCGAGGACCGAGGTATCGTTACCGTCCGTTCCGGCCGCCCCGAGGTGCAGCATAAAATCAACGGGCACGTAAGAACCGGCGGCTCCTTCTCACCCGTTACCTTCCGCTACGAATCACAGGAGGAGCTGCTCGGGAAGCTGCACGAGCTGCAGCTCGCCCTCTCCCCGGAAGAAAGGGAGCAAGTGCTTCTTACCATCGCCGGAGGGCATGGCCAAGGCGAAGGCAAGCCTGCGGCCGTGTCTCTGAACCACTTTTTTGCCCGGCTGGAGAATCACGGCCTTGTCCGGCTCATCATGGAAGCGGACTTCACAAGCCACATGCAGCCGATCGTAGAGATGGAGACCGGAGAGGTCTTTGCCTACGAATTCCTGCTCCGCGCAGCCGAGGACGGTCCGTCGTTCCAGCCGTATCAGCTGTTCCGGACCGCCCAGGCAACCGGACTGCATTCGTTCCTGGACCGCGCCGCCCGCATCTCCGCCATCGAAGTCAGCGCCAGGCATCTGTCTCCCGGAACGAAACGCTTCGTAAACTTCCTGCCTTCCTCGATCTACAATCCGAATTACTGCCTGAGCCACACGTTCGCGGCCATCGACCGCTGCTCGCTGGATCCGGCGGATTTTGTGTTCGAGGTGGTGGAAACCGAGCGCATTGAGGATATTGCACATCTGCGCAGCATCTTCAAGGTATACCGGGAGCACGGCATGAAGGTGGCGCTCGACGATGTCGGCTCCGGCTTCTCCACCCTCGAAGTCCTGACCGCCCTTCAGCCGGACTTCGTCAAGATCGACCGCGGCCTCGTGGACCGCTGCGACCAGGACGAAGGGAAGCAGGAGCGCATCCGCGAAATTCTGGAGCGGGCCGCCTCCTTCGGCGCCTCCGTGCTGGCCGAAGGCATGGAACGCCGCGAGGAGTGGGAATACTGCCGCAGCGCAGGCATCCGCCTGGCCCAGGGCTACCTGCTCGGCAAGCCGGCGGCGGCGCCTCTTGCCGGCGGAGCCCGTCCCGCTCCGTGGCTGTGA
- the gatC gene encoding Asp-tRNA(Asn)/Glu-tRNA(Gln) amidotransferase subunit GatC produces the protein MSVTIKDVEHVAGLARLALSEEEKERFTEQLNAILKYAEQLNQLDTDGVEPTSHAMPLVNVLREDERRESLPIEKVLLNAPDEEDGQIKVPAVLE, from the coding sequence ATGAGTGTCACCATCAAGGATGTCGAACATGTAGCGGGTCTGGCGAGGCTTGCGCTGTCGGAGGAAGAGAAGGAACGCTTCACCGAGCAGCTCAACGCGATTCTGAAGTATGCCGAACAGCTGAATCAGCTCGATACGGACGGCGTCGAGCCGACCAGTCATGCCATGCCGCTGGTGAATGTGCTGCGGGAGGATGAGCGGCGGGAATCGCTGCCGATCGAGAAAGTGCTGCTGAACGCACCGGATGAAGAAGACGGCCAGATCAAAGTGCCGGCTGTGCTTGAATAA